The Silene latifolia isolate original U9 population chromosome Y, ASM4854445v1, whole genome shotgun sequence sequence cataactaaataagagataaaataagaaaaacaatgttccttactaTTGTtgttttcggattttgggcacaaggaaggtctcctaccttcacttgttcttgagcttaattgtcaatggaagatcctccaaccTTGGTCTCAATAGTAGAAACCCTCCTCAAGAGTTGCACCCAAGtttagcccttatcactactaaataatatttactagatatttatttagtagtctaccttaaaaatgactactaatactcatatattacattaataatattagtagtgttTTTAAACAATTTAGAtcaaaacttctcaagtttttagagaaaagaAAATAAGCATATGAGAGTGGGATTTTGCATGTGTATTATTTTGAGAGGTGGTAGAGGAAAAATGAGAAGAACAAATTATTCTCATCCTTGTTGTATGTACCGTCCAAATGCTCTATTATGGAGCATTTTGGTCTTCTCCAAATATCACATGCAATAATCATTTATATGTAGGTAGTAGGCTAGCTTATAAAGTGTTTCATAAGATGTTGGCgtatctttccaacaacaaaatgacaaaactcAAAAATCAAGCATGCTCACCCTTTGGACGGTGCACTTGAGTGCATATGGGtctatttttgtcttataatatttgtcccacaaatgcttaatagtcttatgtttaattatcttacataattaaatattaatttgatcataaaacaattatatgacaaattaataaacatatattcactcaacttattgagtaatattttagcattatatcaacatataatgggtccccataatagctagttagttaaatttacaacctcttgtaaatgtaaataactaattacctctacctcgaaatatatataaaacctcaatataatttagtaaattaatatattaatccactaaatcgaatcttatttaatcgaattacaataagatacatatttcctctcataaatataaattgttcttatttaatgaattaattaacttgtatcaatatacaactaattaactttactgattagggcatcaGCCTatagtgtgaccttaagggatgaactgatcaccaccgtcctacgacagcaACGTCAAACtatagcaagccaatcgttatcgattaatgttgatcagttgactatataatgaatcattccttacatattcttattatgagatttaattatgattttaaatcatgtgatcgcactattgtcgaggacacatactccaacataatATTGAGAGAAAAAATGTGTAGAAGTGATACAACCCATAAACCATTGAACATAAACCATAGGGAAACCAAACCCAGTTAAGCAACTCTTGATGAACTGCCAGTTTACTGAATCAAACGCTTTCATGGGCAAGCATAGAATTATCTTGGAGTAATATATTTCCTATTATATTTATGAGTTAATTCATGGGCAAGCATAGAATTATCAAAAAGATCCCTACCTTGGACGAAGGCGGCCTGCTCATAGCCAACAATCAAACCCAAGACTCCCCTAAGCCTTTTAGCAAGGACCTTGCTCACAGTTTTACAGAAAGTAGTACAGCATGAGATAGGTCGAAAGTCACCAACAGTTTTTTGAGTAGTAACCATGGGTACTAAGGTGATCAAAGTGGAATTAGCAGCTTTTGGCATAACGCCAGTCACAATGTAATCTCTGGCAGCAGCACAAAAATTGTGTCCCGCAGTCCCCCGAGTATCTAGGAAAAACCCAGAAGTGAAGCCATCCACCCCGGGACTCTTATTTCTATCAATAGATTTTAAGGCCTCCAGAATCTCATCATCATTAATAGCCGCAATTAAAATACTAGTGTGACATGGTTGCAGGGTCCCCTGCTGAAAAAGAGAAGATGGCAAGTTATCAGCAGTATCAGCAGTGCCTAACAAACCAGTATAGTAGCCCAACAGTGCATTAGCTACATTTTTCCTACCCTGGCATAAATGTCCTGATGAATCCTCAATATATCCTATGTTCTTACTCAACTTTCTTTCTTGGATAAGAGAGTAAAAATATTGGGTAGAACCATCATTAAGCTGAATGTGCTGACATTTGGCACGTTGATGGAGAGCCTTAATCTCAACAGCCCGTAAGAGTTTAAACTCCTCCCAGAAAACCTTTTCTTACCTAATGAGCAAAGTGCTACCTCCAGTTTGCAAGATAGAATATTGGCAGTCAAGAAGGGCATTCCTGGCTGCAATCACTCACTTATCAAGATTAGAAAATTCATCTTTATGTAAGCTCCTTAAGGGAGCCCTAAGAGCTTTAAGCTTTTGGAACAGAACACTAATCTTCTTACCATAATACCGCTGAGTCCAAACAAATGAGACCTTGTCATTGAAAGTCTTGGAAGAGGACCAACAGTTAAGGAATTTGAATGGTTTGGAGATTCTAATATCATTAGCCATATCCAACAGAATAGGCGTGTGGTCAGAGATGCCAGCAGGAAGGAAAGAAACAATGGACCTGTCCAAGCCTGATTCATGACAACTCTATCCAATTTGGCCATTCTCTCAGCCTTGTTTGACCAAGTATAAAAGTAGCCAGTAGCAGGGTGATCCACCAGCTTACAGTCAGCTAAACAATCAGAAAACTCTTTCATTTATGCAAAGTTTTGATGCATACTACCTTTCCTCTCCTCAGAGCTCAGAACCACATTAAAGTCCCTCATACACACCCAAGGCCCAACAGTAGAAGCACTTAACTGTCCTAATGTTCTCTATAGATTTCTTCTGTCAGCAGCTAAATTAAATGCATACACACACGTGATGTAATACACTTTGTTTGTAACAAGATGAAGAAGGAATAAATGCATAAATTGGGAACCAGTAGCCAAAACAGTaactgttttgtgtggattttgcgcaaggcgaaatcaggtcagggtagagttgtgtaaggttaactagctctaaatggtctcttggtcaggtcgtcagggtcaaATGTAAAcctgtaaatataataacaataacaataatgagacaaagaattttgtacgtggaaaacccttgaatgggaaaaaaccacgggcaccaagccaggagaggatttcactatgtaatttgggagaattatTGTATGATAATGACAATGTTTATCTTTCTCTAAATATTGCGTATCTAAATGTATGTTTCTTCTTATGCAATAACGAGATATGTCCAatgtcttcaaagtgttccttatataagctctaatcttgaacggctgcctgatatggtattgaatgcggattattctccattattgcctgtaataatcgctaatattcctcccttaattactgcatttactgcgagatcttctaatttaatgctgcgtatataattctTTTATAATACGCGTTTATGGTCCAATATCGTCCtaatattttgaccgttgtcctctccatggcctggcgcctatcttcgtgtgccctgatagcctgacagcctggcagtcaggtttagatgagatactgatcagggaggtctgcggatttccaggcctaacaattgccccttatctccttattttcagtgtgccaggacgaaaaaatgaggagataactttatttttaggaaGATTACCCAATGGTTAAGTTATGCTCGGTCGGGTTTTTCAGTAACGGCTATTTTCTCATAGTTTTTATGACGTGTATaagatttactgcaacttccttaatgattatccacttcctttgcggttgaaaccctaatcttctccactataaatacctgcgtgcttcattaagttgaactcaccaaagcaattcttcttatttctctcttaataATCTTTCTCTTCAGTTCTCTTAATTCCTAACTTCTTTAATCTTCGATCAATTCTTtataatctttcaaataatggctgcaaaaAAAAAGTCTACCAGGGCGGCGGTTTCTGCAacccctcctcctcagaatcctgaggaaacttcttctgaaaatctgcctacttcttctgctgctccacCTTCCAcgatcagcaagccgagtgattctccattggagatgatctcaatattccaTGATGATTTTCAATTAAAtcctacgaaggctttaaatgaggatgaGTCTcttgcaaaccgtttgaagcctgagtttgagaagattttgaaggataaggggatcatccctgctgatgctgaagtctggatccctgagaattcttCTATCAGtgccgactgggcttgtcctggttagttctgtattcatgactgggctttcagggcaggttgtaagcttcctttttctcctcttatggttgaggttattaaggagattggtgttccatcttatcaattgatgcctatggtgtggaaggttgtgtgttccattgagaatctctgtaaaaaaaaacataatatttctttttctcttgacgatttgaagGCTTGTTATGCCGTTAAAACAAATAGTCCTGGCCGTacaagttttaaggtcagggcttctactactcctcttttgagcaACCTGGACAGCAGCCATGACAAGGGCTGGGCTGCTGGATACATGTTTGTTAGGACCAATTAtgtgggtcctgacctggcgtatttaaatcatgaggcttGCGTTGCTAGTGAGTCTTTTAGTTTTTCTCTTTGCCctgcatgttttacttgttagtgaaaaataaaatggaatttataataagtcatacctcttacgtgtgcagttgatgattgggttactgaaactgagtatcctactcccaatatttttgctttatttgctattcctcctttggagaggtcttggcctctctgtgatggggttggtcaccttcctcgctgctTGAAGGCTAACGGTTCTGTCAGGGCGGCTAAACCTTCTGGGGCtgttagtgccactacctcaggcagtaagtaTATCTtagtctttcttttctttttactttggcttcctgataatgtttggtttatattgctaatatagtatttCATGTTGTAGCCATcaggtcatctactcgccttgccaggtttggtatggttgacctttcagccaggctggctaagatcaaggaggaaggttcccagggAAGCGGGGATGCTGAGCCTGTTATTGGTTTGACTGAACAGTCTGATGCTGCCAAGGTTACTTCATATTGacatttctgccccggtcagggaagtgagagccagggtgaacaatatggaggctgctagggtgaagatcagggattacGCTACTTCTAGAttagatgtcatgctcacccttgaccttgttgagactgctactcaggcagttgcatcggtggatcattcagtcagcctcttggcagatgccttggctgctgtaagggaggtaggctagaacaatttttatgtgtgttttgtttgagcagtttttattattggggtatattactcaaacttttctctctgtttttggtcagggtgctgcgacctgtctccataatgcctatcaagctacttctttggtagctaggattgatctgatgagatcagattatgataggttgaggtctgagctggattttgcacgaggtgacctggctgctaaagctgctgacttggtgagggtgcaggctgagagagATGCTGTTAAGGCTGAGGCAGATTCAAGGAAGCGGCTGTTGTAGGAGGCtttggacagaaatgaggagctcacccaggaAAGGAATGAACTGGAGTTCAAGTTAGATGATGcctccctctatttctatattaagGGTAAGGTTGCTGCGATGTCGGAGCCTGTTGAGGCCAGGGCGaaatggaaccctgaagctgagatggcttttgttgcttcaaagtatcctgacctgcataatatggaAAATGAACAAGAGGTGGACTCTCCAGGTGAGCAGGATGTTGATGTTGGTCCGGTAAAGGGTGGAAGTAGTGGTACTGTTTCTGAGAAGAAGCAGTAATTTGTTTTTTCAGTTGGGATTTTAGCCCATCCAggagggatgtccctggacaaacaataggcctttatgaatattttggcgcctttgccccagggggtaaggatttttattaatataggcatggtggccttctctggctgattttgcttttgactttgcttggatttgtgagtttcatcctatTGGGCCTGTCAAACATTTTGATTGAATAACCTGCACGTCATTTTCATTTTATTTAGTTAATCATGAGTacttcaaccaagtatagttttttgctataatggttgaaggggtgggaaaaccggcctgtcaggagggcttatatCCTGTGCCTAGCTGgaggcttggtattcggcctgtcagagggcattttagactaagtgtttgggagGGAACACCCTTAAActtgtcttgctgcgtccagccggttgtaatccgtggcagtaaacctagtcaggtcaggcaattatttcatgcctgattggtcctgacatttactgtatctagtagcggttaccaactcgttaggcacagtcAAGTGCAGATtttttgtttcagaaatatatagtagagtagccctcaatcctgaatatttatgcatataatcttttatcatgtataattgttcaggattcaagaagtaaaTAAATAGGTTAGTTGTACAGATATAAATTGCAGgcaaggcatgtaaaacatgtagttcatcaaGTAGCACGTCaagttgagtagtgattgaatttataccgaTTGTAGCCCGATccgatctttacatatggaataattttaaatgagttacattccaggatctcaggatcatttccccttctagcgtttggagcctgtatgctccttgtccaacaattgaatcgattaagtaagggccttcctaTATGGGAGCCGTTTGCTTGCTGGgccgattttttttttatttggaaataccttgcgtaggacaaggtctccttctttaaagactctgatcttgacgtttttattgtaagtcctagcgactgcttgttgatatgatgccatcccgaTCTTGGCGTCTCTTAATTCTTCCGTTAGGACCAGATTATCTTGCattaggtctttgtttgcttcaacattgtttCAGCCGTACCTTGATGTTGGCTTTGTGATTACATAGAATGACGACTTCACGGAcccatacaccagggagtaaggtgtttggccatTCTTTGTTTTTGGAGTTGTCCGtccgcccatagtactaatggaagttcttgacccatccgcctcgtcttcttttgacttctttttttAGGCgacttatgactaccttattgcttgattcagcctagccattagcttttggatatccaggagtTGATGTTagcaggttgatattccattcttggcaaaatgtttgggtccttttccccacaaattgagttccattatcacatactatttctaaTGGGACTccgtatctgcaaatgatgtttgtcatgatgaaggatattacttccttttctgttacttgcctgaaagagtcagcctcaatccatttggagaagtaatcagtcatagccaacatgaatactttttgtcctggagctacgggcggttttcccacaatatccatgccccactttatgaatggccaaGGTGCGGAGATTGAATGGAGGAGTTCGGatgatggctgatgtatgattggtgcatgaatttgcagcttcgcattttgaagagtattcgaGCGGTCACCCTCGGTGTAGGCCGATGTGCCTGTTCTGAGAaatttgcttgccaggctctttcctcctttgtggttgccacagtgtccatcgtgtatttcttgaagtactagtttggcttcgtcaggctccaagcatcccaggtagggtccagcctgcgatctcttcaacagagtgttattgatgatagcataagttgaagctctaattttaaaagcccttgcctcatgtctgccctgaggcagtattcctcggagaaaccaatcataatagggtttagtcaaagagttattgtcctgattgacaggactGACTTGTTCAGGTCTGCTAATggctggctctaataagtgcacaattggtattttgtcaaaAACAGTGGAGGTAAAATTCAAACCTAGGTCGCGAGCATCACCTGGGTGTTgtgtctcttgatatttgatctatgtcaaataaagcaaatttagcggtaaggtttttttgcatattctaaatacgaaatcatttttgcatccttagccgtataaattccctttatttaatTAGCAGttaggagtgaatcagtttttacctttaggttttgaacaccgaggtctagatatacctttaagcctgctaatCAGGgattcatattctgcttcgttgttcgtagctttgaactcacagcttacagcctgtgctatcatatctccGTGGGgcgatttaagtactagtcctaaccctgtccctctggcgttggatgccccatatatgaatagggtccattcttggtctggggttttattttctagttggttgacctcttttatcaggtctggttccaggttaggctaaagtcagccacaaagtctgccagGGCCtacgatttgatcgctgccctaggttcaaaggagatgtcgtatgtgctaatctgtactgaccatttggccatcccgcccgaaagttcaggcttacgtaggacagattttatgggtaaattggtcctgactataatggggtgactttcaaaataaggtcgcaatttagtacatgacataattacagctaagacatatttttcaagtagttcatacctcaattcagcatctagcaggcttttacttacatagtagattggATGTTGCTGACTGTCCTGTTCTTTCACTAGGCGCCGATGCGTGTCTCTTTGTGGTGTGAGATAGGTATATCTTGACAAA is a genomic window containing:
- the LOC141630555 gene encoding uncharacterized protein LOC141630555 gives rise to the protein MKEFSDCLADCKLVDHPATGYFYTWSNKAERMAKLDRVVMNQAWTGPLFLSFLLASLTTRLFCWIWLMILESPNHSNSLTVGPLPRLSMTRSHLFGLSGIMPGMPFLTANILSCKLEHIQLNDGSTQYFYSLIQERKLSKNIGYIEDSSGHLCQGRKNVANALLGYYTGLLGTADTADNLPSSLFQQGTLQPCHTSILIAAINDDEILEALKSIDRNKSPGVDGFTSGFFLDTRGTAGHNFCAAARDYIVTGVMPKAANSTLITLVPMVTTQKTVGDFRPISCCTTFCKTVSKVLAKRLRGVLGLIVGYEQAAFVQVIMPNIFRRYFGSNSNASQHNREDEEVEDEEDPNPPTQRQEEMQSNVRSIDPGYDPVPEWQSRGSATCITADGITVSKMKKLRE